Proteins encoded within one genomic window of Phototrophicus methaneseepsis:
- a CDS encoding alpha/beta hydrolase — translation MSATIIGDDLIHYERLGRGRPVVLLHGWIGSWRYWIPLMQQLHLKYTVYTIDLVGFGDSTKDPSSYSLESHVAMLDAFMEKIGIPKVALIGHGLGAMVAARFALNFPTRVARLLLTSVPLFDPGDLSERTPAGKRVLLTNRDRYSLSPHMDEAHGSEETIVSNPFQQQTIPSRGALSEPTVPNQQEIAARARAMANVSANRRNELKDLFNDKSLDDLLARCFKRTEPEYDKLKVDVDKADDRALQASVTHFDSGRMLDDLRQITAPLALVHGEDDPILPVPDEAIWQYLTVGKEDMCVPMSLANVRHFPMLEHESFPRLTMDFLEAVDLSKLELRERWRRRSR, via the coding sequence ATGAGTGCGACGATTATTGGAGATGATCTGATTCATTATGAACGCCTTGGGCGCGGTCGCCCGGTCGTTTTGCTGCATGGTTGGATTGGTTCCTGGCGATATTGGATCCCCTTGATGCAGCAGTTGCATCTCAAATATACCGTCTATACCATTGACCTGGTGGGCTTTGGTGATAGCACGAAAGACCCCTCTAGTTATAGCCTGGAATCCCATGTCGCCATGTTGGATGCCTTCATGGAGAAGATCGGTATCCCTAAAGTGGCACTCATCGGGCATGGCTTAGGTGCGATGGTCGCGGCCCGTTTTGCGCTCAACTTCCCGACGCGCGTTGCACGCCTGTTGTTGACGAGTGTACCTCTCTTCGACCCTGGTGATTTATCTGAGCGCACACCTGCTGGTAAGCGAGTCTTGCTGACGAACCGGGATCGCTACTCGCTCTCCCCTCATATGGATGAGGCTCATGGCTCGGAAGAGACAATTGTCTCGAATCCGTTCCAACAGCAGACGATCCCAAGCCGGGGCGCACTGAGTGAGCCAACTGTCCCCAATCAGCAAGAAATTGCTGCGCGTGCCCGTGCTATGGCGAACGTCAGCGCCAACCGCCGCAATGAACTGAAGGACCTCTTTAACGATAAATCGCTGGATGATCTGCTGGCGCGCTGCTTCAAACGGACTGAGCCAGAATACGATAAGCTCAAGGTCGATGTTGATAAGGCGGATGATCGCGCATTGCAGGCCAGCGTCACCCATTTTGATTCTGGTCGTATGCTGGATGATCTGCGCCAGATTACGGCACCGCTGGCGCTCGTTCATGGTGAAGATGACCCCATCTTGCCCGTGCCCGATGAAGCTATCTGGCAATATTTGACAGTGGGTAAAGAAGATATGTGCGTGCCCATGTCTCTGGCGAATGTGCGTCACTTCCCGATGTTAGAGCATGAGAGCTTCCCTCGTCTGACGATGGATTTCTTAGAAGCGGTGGATTTGAGTAAACTGGAATTACGCGAGCGTTGGCGTCGTCGCAGCCGATAA
- a CDS encoding response regulator transcription factor, producing the protein MAHILIAEDERDIRELVVFTLGFAGHEVTQAANGEEAVRLAMQVKPDLILTDVRMPKMTGYEVCKQIKASDITKHVPVVILSAKGQDEEKELGRASGADDYILKPFAPDELQRRVAEILQRASSQPL; encoded by the coding sequence ATGGCACATATTCTCATTGCGGAAGATGAGCGAGATATTCGTGAGTTAGTGGTCTTTACATTAGGCTTTGCAGGGCATGAAGTCACCCAGGCGGCCAATGGCGAAGAAGCTGTGCGTCTGGCGATGCAGGTAAAGCCGGATTTGATTTTAACGGATGTCCGTATGCCCAAAATGACGGGGTATGAAGTCTGTAAGCAGATAAAAGCCAGCGACATCACCAAACATGTCCCTGTCGTGATCCTTTCAGCGAAAGGGCAGGACGAAGAAAAAGAACTGGGGCGCGCTTCTGGGGCGGATGACTATATCCTCAAGCCCTTTGCACCGGATGAATTACAGCGGCGCGTTGCCGAAATTTTACAGCGTGCCAGCAGCCAGCCTTTATGA
- a CDS encoding GAF domain-containing protein: protein MDLFGTIIIISILILLGIGLWVWQHERLRSNPQLEELLTDIPVNNGDASSAVLVATGHGQVIHANETARDWLQLEGLSPDVEIVARLVRPSDNFLNLLAAEGQTSFQLRDRWVEAVSHKIPSPEGARIVVMMRELKASRANSDVMDIGLAMQIVDDIGEMASAEMSTDQTSQVILEILRQRLDIEAGEICLWDDKEQVLVQRSWVGDASYLLTMAESGGIYQLGQGVAGWVAQQRRPLLIHGEHDMVSLQVMMENNPYRSAVSVPLILTDSFLGTLTLFSMRAGAFHDTHISLLQSVARAVCQSIRSAALYTRQETRIRDIASVQALAKRGDAMADSAAIYKALNSRIAALMSAQMVGVFLYEPARRVLLPQLPFHGIPDNVAQLITIAMPEGSRQRDIWLQQPYWVTNDASEEPLLEAMGMRPLVDLAGIHNLGLFPLQVGGSRIGLMAVSNMRSGQFSPADIDSMGVLATQAAIVVENLRLYQAEQRIDSELIGLQEMTEAIGALPQGGVFFSEVNARIARLIGVSMSGILLYDDQTSELVAELPFYGIDDNLVRLYRIPLTPNSIMEELWTDEDVWYSNRVATDPLVFKAGLDNLAELVGVSQTLIAVMTVGGRRIGVVQVSNKLDGSEFDESDARLARILATQAGAIIENARLYQEVRRRADEAESLRRVVELASGVLTSEESLEPMLAEIGHITDSQHVFISVLDRAESRLITYPRWTYGYLLREPVVIDATTPDFLETVAISGDDLMSNALASDENVLPSYRRIAERYDLHKAVMVPLIVGDRHLGELVIANDHTGRDYTLDDVRILNSIAVQISAAVERLMLYRATGENLRQRMDELDAIARVSNALTETVDLQQVLQAISEQIKIASNVSGVSITLLLPKERWRAEDRPRMDVRVGSLEGRALSDLEISAVLRGGEPYIVSDFAETDFSALPESARSAAAVPILYADRIVGVLYAYDSQPNYFDEQAVGFLMTMAAKAAQGYQNAENRREQIERGESLRQRVGQLNRIFELGQLVHTGTDLDTMMEAIAYSVQGSASFDTVVLLLHDESRQMLRRVAQAGMPIQAFMASQDRQIALKDFESLLQPSYQIPGTMDVFFFPVERSPEWYTSELDALTVAFDNNRSLPGVDHNAWVDGDMLIVRMTGQGHNLVGAMVLDRPHNNKRPDRSTVEVLEIFAHQASSMVENTRLFMQSERSAQLEAQLNEVLNAVASTLELPQITLALADGVRNLLPLVRMDLVIANDETSGFDVTTATSRADNSIQIEQEELFSLQDTVLGDAYEARTDQLYLVGEVDEVAFGDLADWQASGENATLLLPLLAGGDCLGVLHVGLSDVAPLTQEIRQLLVRMARLVASSIQNARLFNQAVNLQILTSSVVESIQQGIVVMDQAGNVISFNDFIRQRYEWSELSEDRHLFDYSPDWGTFMKEELRQVLEDGVPRELIEQMTPRDNGGYMVRNFYLYPLRSGIEIRGAVLLVEDVTERTELEKAIETRANQLAALTEVSTRITASLERSEVLQVAMEEIGWIIPNDSVSIWRRIGPYMVLEGSTSVEGNPLLGTRLLIGGVERIQEMVEYRRVVSLSSEAPFGLYEMPDDNDAVRSWLGVPLISQSHVAGMMVLTGRQADMFTTRSEQHVASAFASQVAIALANADLFEQTFERTNEMGIMLEAAQATSLTRDLRQVFNTVAELLFSALDMAECAIMMWNEVDNQLLVQFSKSRDEETPSLVVEGSTFDLTKYPARRHALERREVVVIMDVVDEEGEPLYPGELADLREAGYSVRMLVPLIVTNTPIGLIMLQQSLENLEQGISQQRMRLARALGLQVAVAIENARLSTETNIRFEELLTINSLSQEISSTLNLNNMLPIVRDQLPSVTGADEMYLALYDADKERISFPLAVRGGESFNIPSRNLGSDEVSYIIKNRRPLNLGADYFSVDQLRANLKIVSGEEDALSYLGVPLLSGKSVLGVLAIRDTRRRQAFDINAERVLTTVASQLGAAIQNARLFEQVQDSAQTMEKLVHERTDELETERDRLDTLYQITSELTRTLDMEQLLDRSLGMVSKAVGASDGVIILMDPSTDGLITRAWLNPETIYQVDGRNYHPAQELANWLIIQNELNEPIVLVNDLTQQEYWDSTLPHAAQFRSAIAVVLENNDEPVGVMVLLSTEFAAFDDNHLKLLVPAANQVAASINSADLYQLIRDQASRLANLVRQEKESSQRNIAILESIAEGVMLADANGNIVSFNAAAERILGIDRREAEGKPVSTLAGLYGTSAARWSSMIENWSAQMDGTNLMASDEYFAEQRIEIGSRIISAAIAPVMMETGDFLGTVSVFRDITRDVEADRIKSEFIENVSHEFRTPLTPIKGYTDLLLQGASGSLTDMQRKMMNTIKDNVERLTMLVDDVLNIAQLDRSGVLALIQESDLKQLLPAVVDEIAGRPANVTKQLTVTVDVADDTPSIHADSQRLEQIIQNLVDNAFKFTRQGGRIDVKASREDDEHVLIAVTDTGVGIPEEFRERVWRRFERYEQHALEMEVAGTGLGLPLVKELVELHGGEVWFESELDQGTTFYLRLPIAQPGYRSLMEATQGHQQDTPESMVGD from the coding sequence ATGGACCTTTTTGGGACAATCATCATCATCAGCATATTGATTCTGCTCGGCATCGGGCTGTGGGTATGGCAGCATGAGCGCTTGCGTAGTAATCCACAGCTAGAAGAGCTGTTGACCGATATTCCAGTGAATAACGGTGACGCATCTTCTGCGGTGCTGGTTGCGACAGGGCATGGTCAGGTCATCCACGCCAATGAGACGGCTCGTGATTGGTTACAGCTCGAAGGGCTTTCGCCAGATGTAGAAATTGTGGCGAGGCTCGTCAGGCCAAGCGATAACTTCCTCAACCTGTTGGCTGCGGAAGGGCAGACGAGCTTCCAACTGCGGGACCGCTGGGTCGAAGCGGTTTCTCACAAGATTCCATCGCCAGAAGGCGCGCGTATTGTGGTCATGATGCGCGAACTGAAGGCCAGTCGTGCGAATAGTGATGTCATGGACATCGGCCTGGCGATGCAAATCGTCGATGATATTGGCGAGATGGCCTCTGCCGAGATGAGTACCGACCAGACATCCCAGGTTATTCTGGAGATTTTGCGTCAGCGCCTGGATATTGAAGCGGGCGAAATTTGCCTGTGGGATGATAAAGAACAGGTGCTCGTTCAGCGTAGTTGGGTTGGCGATGCCAGTTACTTGCTCACGATGGCGGAATCAGGCGGCATTTATCAATTGGGGCAGGGTGTTGCCGGGTGGGTTGCTCAACAGCGCCGCCCGCTCTTGATTCACGGTGAGCACGATATGGTCAGCTTGCAGGTGATGATGGAGAACAATCCATATCGCAGTGCTGTTTCCGTGCCCCTCATCCTGACAGATAGCTTCCTCGGTACGCTGACGCTCTTCAGCATGCGTGCTGGTGCCTTCCATGATACGCATATTTCGCTCTTGCAATCGGTGGCACGCGCAGTCTGCCAGTCGATCCGCAGTGCGGCGCTCTATACCCGCCAGGAAACGCGCATTCGTGATATTGCCAGTGTGCAAGCCCTGGCGAAGCGTGGCGATGCCATGGCCGATAGTGCCGCGATTTATAAAGCGCTGAACAGCCGCATTGCCGCTTTGATGTCTGCCCAGATGGTGGGTGTTTTCCTGTATGAACCGGCGCGGCGTGTGCTGCTGCCGCAACTGCCATTCCATGGTATCCCGGATAACGTCGCACAACTCATTACCATTGCGATGCCGGAAGGCAGCCGTCAGCGGGATATCTGGCTGCAACAACCATATTGGGTGACCAATGATGCTTCAGAAGAACCTTTACTGGAAGCAATGGGGATGCGGCCTCTTGTCGACTTGGCAGGAATCCATAACTTAGGGTTATTCCCACTGCAAGTGGGCGGCTCTCGTATTGGCTTGATGGCCGTTAGTAACATGCGGTCCGGTCAATTTTCCCCGGCAGATATTGATAGCATGGGCGTGCTGGCGACACAGGCCGCTATCGTTGTTGAAAATTTGCGGCTCTATCAGGCGGAACAGCGCATCGACAGCGAACTCATCGGCTTGCAGGAGATGACAGAGGCGATTGGTGCTTTGCCACAAGGTGGCGTCTTCTTCAGCGAAGTCAACGCACGTATTGCTCGCCTGATTGGCGTCTCCATGAGCGGCATCCTACTCTATGATGACCAGACGAGCGAGTTGGTCGCGGAACTGCCATTTTACGGCATTGATGATAATTTGGTGCGGCTGTATCGCATCCCGCTGACGCCGAATTCTATTATGGAAGAACTGTGGACTGATGAAGACGTCTGGTATAGCAACCGCGTCGCGACTGATCCGCTTGTGTTTAAGGCAGGCCTAGATAACCTGGCTGAACTGGTCGGTGTCTCCCAGACCTTAATCGCAGTGATGACGGTTGGTGGCCGCCGTATCGGCGTGGTACAGGTATCGAATAAGCTGGATGGCAGCGAATTCGACGAAAGTGATGCCCGTCTGGCGCGCATCCTGGCAACTCAGGCAGGGGCGATCATTGAAAATGCCCGCCTATATCAGGAAGTGCGGCGTCGTGCTGATGAAGCAGAGAGCCTGCGCCGTGTGGTAGAGCTAGCCTCTGGTGTTTTGACGTCGGAAGAATCCCTGGAGCCGATGCTGGCGGAAATTGGTCATATTACGGATAGCCAGCACGTATTTATCTCTGTTCTGGACCGGGCAGAAAGCCGCCTTATTACCTACCCGCGTTGGACGTATGGTTATTTGCTGCGCGAGCCGGTGGTTATTGATGCGACAACGCCAGACTTTTTAGAAACAGTCGCTATTTCCGGCGATGATTTGATGAGCAATGCCCTCGCGTCTGACGAGAATGTGCTGCCGTCGTATCGCCGCATTGCGGAGCGCTACGATCTGCACAAGGCCGTGATGGTGCCCCTTATTGTAGGTGATCGTCATCTGGGTGAGCTTGTCATTGCCAATGATCATACCGGGCGTGATTATACGCTGGATGATGTGCGCATCTTGAACTCAATTGCTGTGCAAATCAGTGCCGCTGTCGAGCGCTTGATGCTGTACCGTGCAACGGGCGAAAACCTGCGCCAGCGCATGGATGAGCTGGATGCGATTGCACGCGTCAGCAATGCGCTCACAGAAACTGTCGATTTACAACAGGTGCTCCAGGCGATCAGCGAGCAAATCAAGATTGCTAGCAATGTGAGCGGCGTGAGTATCACGCTCTTGCTGCCTAAAGAACGTTGGCGTGCGGAAGATCGCCCGCGCATGGATGTGCGTGTGGGTAGCCTGGAAGGGCGTGCTCTTTCCGATCTGGAGATTTCGGCTGTTTTACGTGGCGGCGAGCCTTACATTGTGTCTGATTTTGCTGAGACTGATTTTAGCGCCCTGCCGGAATCGGCTCGTTCTGCGGCGGCAGTGCCTATTTTGTATGCTGATCGCATCGTTGGCGTGCTGTATGCTTATGACAGCCAGCCCAATTACTTTGATGAGCAGGCCGTCGGCTTCTTGATGACGATGGCGGCAAAGGCAGCCCAGGGCTACCAGAATGCTGAAAATCGCCGTGAACAGATTGAGCGCGGCGAGAGCTTGCGCCAGCGCGTCGGTCAGTTGAACCGTATCTTTGAACTGGGCCAACTCGTTCATACGGGCACGGACCTGGATACGATGATGGAAGCCATTGCTTATAGTGTGCAGGGTAGTGCTTCCTTCGATACCGTAGTTTTGCTGCTGCATGATGAATCTCGCCAGATGCTGCGCCGTGTTGCTCAGGCGGGTATGCCAATTCAGGCGTTTATGGCGTCACAAGATCGCCAGATTGCCCTTAAAGATTTTGAATCGCTGCTGCAGCCTTCTTACCAGATACCGGGTACGATGGATGTTTTCTTCTTCCCGGTGGAGCGCTCGCCAGAATGGTACACCTCAGAGCTTGATGCCCTGACCGTCGCCTTTGATAACAACCGTTCTCTGCCCGGTGTGGATCATAACGCCTGGGTGGATGGCGATATGCTCATTGTCCGTATGACGGGGCAAGGCCATAATCTGGTCGGCGCGATGGTCCTGGACCGTCCGCACAACAACAAGCGGCCTGATCGTAGTACGGTAGAAGTGCTGGAAATCTTCGCGCATCAGGCTTCTTCCATGGTCGAAAATACACGCCTCTTTATGCAGAGTGAGCGCAGCGCCCAGCTAGAAGCGCAGCTTAACGAAGTGCTTAACGCGGTTGCCAGTACGCTGGAACTCCCACAGATTACATTGGCCCTGGCGGATGGTGTCCGTAATTTGCTGCCGCTGGTGCGTATGGACCTGGTGATCGCTAATGACGAAACGAGCGGCTTTGATGTGACGACAGCCACATCACGCGCCGATAACAGCATCCAGATTGAACAGGAAGAACTTTTCTCCCTACAAGATACGGTCCTTGGCGATGCTTACGAAGCCCGTACCGATCAACTCTATCTCGTTGGTGAAGTTGATGAGGTTGCTTTTGGGGATCTGGCTGATTGGCAGGCATCCGGCGAGAATGCGACTTTGCTGCTGCCCCTGCTGGCGGGTGGTGATTGCCTGGGCGTGCTGCATGTTGGTTTGAGCGATGTCGCCCCCTTGACGCAGGAAATCCGCCAATTGTTAGTGCGTATGGCTCGCCTCGTCGCCAGCAGCATCCAGAATGCGCGCTTGTTCAATCAGGCCGTGAACCTGCAAATCCTGACGAGCTCCGTGGTGGAATCCATTCAGCAGGGCATTGTTGTGATGGATCAGGCAGGTAATGTCATCAGCTTTAACGATTTCATCCGCCAGCGTTACGAATGGTCGGAGCTCTCAGAAGATCGTCACCTGTTTGATTACAGCCCTGATTGGGGCACCTTCATGAAGGAAGAATTGCGCCAGGTCCTGGAAGATGGTGTGCCGCGTGAACTCATCGAGCAGATGACGCCGCGCGACAACGGCGGTTACATGGTGCGTAACTTCTATTTGTATCCGCTGCGCTCCGGTATAGAAATCCGCGGTGCGGTGCTGCTGGTTGAAGACGTTACCGAGCGGACCGAGCTAGAAAAAGCGATTGAAACGCGCGCTAACCAGCTTGCCGCCCTGACGGAAGTCTCCACACGGATTACAGCCTCGTTGGAACGCAGTGAAGTGCTGCAAGTGGCGATGGAAGAAATCGGCTGGATTATCCCTAACGATTCCGTCTCGATCTGGCGGCGCATTGGCCCTTATATGGTGCTGGAAGGCTCCACCAGCGTGGAAGGCAATCCGCTGCTGGGTACGCGCCTCTTGATAGGCGGTGTCGAACGCATCCAGGAAATGGTGGAGTACCGCCGTGTGGTATCGCTCAGCAGCGAAGCCCCGTTTGGCTTGTATGAAATGCCGGATGATAACGATGCTGTGCGTAGCTGGTTAGGTGTGCCGCTCATCAGCCAGAGCCATGTGGCTGGTATGATGGTGCTGACGGGGCGGCAGGCAGACATGTTTACCACACGCTCTGAGCAGCATGTGGCTTCTGCCTTTGCCAGCCAGGTTGCCATTGCGTTGGCGAATGCGGATCTCTTCGAACAGACATTTGAGCGTACCAACGAGATGGGCATCATGTTGGAAGCCGCTCAGGCCACATCGCTGACCCGTGACCTGCGTCAGGTCTTTAATACGGTTGCGGAACTGCTCTTTAGCGCGTTAGATATGGCCGAATGTGCCATCATGATGTGGAACGAAGTCGATAACCAACTGCTGGTGCAGTTCAGCAAGTCTCGTGATGAAGAAACGCCGTCTCTCGTCGTTGAAGGCAGCACCTTCGACCTGACGAAGTACCCGGCGCGCCGCCATGCGCTGGAACGCCGCGAGGTGGTCGTCATCATGGATGTGGTTGATGAAGAAGGCGAGCCGCTGTATCCTGGTGAATTGGCTGATTTACGCGAAGCGGGTTATAGCGTGCGTATGTTGGTGCCGCTGATCGTGACCAATACGCCCATTGGCCTGATTATGCTGCAACAGTCGCTAGAAAACCTGGAACAGGGTATTTCTCAGCAGCGGATGCGCCTTGCGCGTGCGCTCGGCTTGCAAGTGGCTGTGGCGATTGAAAATGCACGCCTCTCCACAGAGACGAACATCCGCTTTGAAGAATTATTGACGATTAACTCACTCAGCCAGGAAATTTCATCGACGCTGAACTTGAACAATATGCTGCCGATTGTGCGCGATCAACTGCCTTCCGTCACAGGTGCAGATGAGATGTATCTGGCGCTGTATGATGCGGATAAAGAACGGATTTCGTTCCCGCTGGCGGTGCGCGGCGGCGAATCGTTTAATATCCCTTCCCGCAATCTCGGTAGTGATGAAGTTTCTTACATCATCAAGAACCGCCGCCCGTTGAACCTGGGTGCGGATTACTTCAGCGTTGATCAACTGCGCGCTAACCTCAAGATTGTCAGTGGCGAAGAAGATGCTCTCAGCTATCTGGGGGTGCCGCTGCTCTCTGGCAAATCCGTATTGGGTGTGCTGGCAATCCGCGATACACGGCGGCGTCAGGCGTTCGATATCAATGCTGAGCGCGTGCTGACGACAGTCGCTTCTCAGTTGGGCGCGGCCATCCAGAATGCGCGTCTCTTTGAGCAGGTTCAGGATAGTGCACAGACGATGGAGAAGTTGGTCCATGAACGGACTGATGAGCTTGAAACAGAGCGTGACCGCTTGGATACGCTGTATCAGATTACCTCGGAATTAACGCGCACCCTGGATATGGAGCAGTTGTTGGATCGCTCTCTGGGTATGGTCAGCAAAGCAGTCGGTGCCTCCGATGGTGTCATCATCCTGATGGACCCCTCTACAGATGGCTTGATTACGCGCGCATGGCTCAACCCTGAGACGATTTATCAGGTTGATGGTCGTAATTATCACCCGGCGCAGGAATTGGCGAACTGGCTAATCATCCAGAATGAACTGAATGAGCCGATTGTGCTCGTCAATGACCTGACGCAGCAAGAATACTGGGACTCGACACTGCCACATGCAGCGCAGTTCCGCAGTGCGATTGCTGTCGTGCTTGAAAATAACGATGAGCCTGTTGGTGTAATGGTGCTGCTCAGTACCGAATTTGCCGCCTTCGATGATAATCACCTCAAGCTGTTGGTGCCTGCGGCTAATCAGGTCGCTGCGTCGATCAACAGCGCGGACCTGTACCAACTCATTCGTGACCAGGCCAGCCGACTGGCGAACCTCGTCCGGCAGGAAAAAGAATCTTCACAGCGTAACATCGCTATCCTTGAAAGTATCGCTGAAGGCGTGATGCTGGCGGATGCAAATGGCAATATCGTGTCGTTTAACGCCGCTGCGGAGCGCATCCTCGGCATTGACCGCCGCGAAGCAGAAGGCAAGCCTGTATCGACCTTAGCTGGCCTCTATGGTACATCGGCTGCGCGCTGGTCCAGCATGATTGAAAATTGGTCCGCACAGATGGATGGCACCAACCTGATGGCTTCCGATGAATACTTCGCGGAACAGCGCATCGAGATTGGCAGCCGGATTATCAGCGCAGCGATTGCCCCGGTGATGATGGAAACGGGCGACTTCTTAGGGACGGTATCTGTGTTCCGCGATATTACCCGCGATGTCGAAGCAGACCGTATCAAGAGCGAATTTATCGAAAACGTATCGCATGAGTTCCGCACACCGCTGACGCCGATCAAGGGCTATACCGATCTGCTGTTGCAAGGGGCTTCTGGCTCGCTGACGGATATGCAGCGCAAGATGATGAACACCATTAAGGATAATGTCGAACGGCTGACGATGCTGGTCGATGACGTTTTGAACATCGCCCAGTTGGATCGCTCTGGCGTGTTGGCACTCATCCAGGAATCTGACCTGAAGCAACTGCTCCCCGCTGTCGTTGACGAGATCGCCGGACGGCCTGCAAACGTCACCAAGCAGTTGACGGTGACTGTGGATGTCGCAGATGATACGCCATCTATCCACGCGGATAGTCAGCGTCTGGAGCAGATCATCCAGAATCTTGTCGATAATGCCTTTAAGTTTACGCGGCAGGGCGGGCGTATTGACGTCAAAGCGAGCCGCGAAGATGACGAGCACGTGCTCATCGCTGTGACAGATACGGGTGTTGGCATTCCAGAGGAATTCCGGGAGCGCGTATGGCGGCGGTTCGAGCGTTATGAACAGCACGCGCTGGAAATGGAAGTCGCGGGCACAGGGCTAGGCCTGCCGCTCGTAAAGGAATTGGTCGAGTTGCACGGTGGCGAAGTCTGGTTTGAATCCGAATTAGATCAGGGGACGACCTTCTATTTGCGGCTGCCGATTGCTCAACCGGGCTATCGCAGCCTGATGGAAGCAACCCAGGGCCATCAGCAAGACACTCCCGAATCAATGGTGGGAGATTAG
- a CDS encoding response regulator, whose translation MSKGHILIVEDEIDIANMLRIYFSGQGYTMDVAHKGQDALNATRKQLPNLIVLDINLPDMSGYDVCRELRTTTRTSHIPIIFLTQKDERSDKIAGLELGADDYVTKPFDIEELKLRVQNAIAASARQKNVHPITNLPTGGLIEEYLRGLMRQTRPWAYIDVKIQQFDVFSEVYGWSAGDEVLRFMALLIGEVIDKYGTPDDYAGHPGRDNFVIITHADDVDALTENLARRFLDEIQQHYSFIDRERGYMLVSDGNGDQRVPLMSIGVGYVSTMTHHFSDIREITEMAAENRRRGGSGESSTNNSDDILTAW comes from the coding sequence ATGAGCAAAGGCCATATTCTCATCGTAGAGGATGAGATCGATATTGCGAACATGCTGCGTATTTACTTTAGCGGGCAGGGCTATACGATGGACGTGGCCCATAAAGGGCAGGATGCATTGAATGCCACGCGCAAGCAATTGCCGAACTTGATTGTCCTCGACATTAACCTGCCTGATATGAGCGGCTACGATGTTTGCCGTGAGCTGCGTACCACCACCCGCACCAGCCACATTCCTATTATCTTCCTGACCCAGAAAGATGAACGCAGCGATAAGATTGCCGGGCTGGAATTGGGCGCGGATGATTACGTCACCAAGCCGTTTGATATTGAGGAACTTAAGCTGCGCGTGCAGAACGCGATTGCGGCGTCTGCCCGCCAGAAGAATGTGCACCCCATCACCAACCTGCCGACAGGGGGCCTGATTGAAGAATACTTGCGTGGTCTGATGCGCCAGACGCGCCCCTGGGCTTATATCGACGTTAAAATTCAGCAATTTGACGTATTTTCAGAAGTTTATGGTTGGTCCGCCGGGGATGAAGTGCTGCGCTTTATGGCACTTTTGATTGGTGAAGTCATTGATAAATACGGTACGCCAGATGACTATGCCGGCCATCCAGGGCGCGATAACTTCGTCATCATCACTCACGCGGATGATGTCGATGCCCTGACGGAGAACCTCGCCCGCCGCTTCCTGGACGAAATCCAGCAGCACTATTCCTTTATTGATCGTGAAAGAGGATACATGCTGGTTTCTGATGGCAATGGGGATCAGCGTGTGCCGTTAATGTCTATTGGCGTGGGGTACGTCTCCACAATGACGCATCACTTCTCAGACATTCGTGAGATTACGGAGATGGCCGCGGAGAATCGCCGTCGTGGTGGCTCCGGCGAGAGCAGTACCAACAATTCCGACGATATTTTGACAGCCTGGTAG